In Falco naumanni isolate bFalNau1 chromosome 5, bFalNau1.pat, whole genome shotgun sequence, the following are encoded in one genomic region:
- the SBF1 gene encoding myotubularin-related protein 5 isoform X5: protein MARLADYFVLVGYDPGKRGSGDGQGQILQRFPEKDWEDNPFPQGIELFCQPSGWQLFTERNPPTFFVAVLTDINSERHYCACFTFWEAVESAQPQSHPRNGEGEEEEEEPSSPVQPAQLFAPKSLVLVSRLDHAEVFRNSLGLIYTIYVDGLSVSLENVIGNLLTCTIPITGGAQLDADDEAARTISLGAGDRQVIQTPINDSLPVSSCSVALLFRQLGITNVLYLFCAALTEHKILFLSSSYQRLTDACRALLALMFPLKYSFTYVPILPAQLLEVLSTPTPFIIGVHSIFQSETQELLDVVIADLDGGTVNVPECVHISLLPEPLLQQTREALSMVLDPELEVADLAFPPSTISASSLKMQDKEIRAVFLRLFAQLLQGYRWCLHIIRIHPEPVIRFHKAAFLGQRGLTEDDFLTKVLEGMAFAGFVTERGAPYRSIDLFDELVAYEVKRMRAEEGNKQKILRHIKELAEKLYKNENPYPAVTMHKVQKPTEGCHLRLHQKPFPHLDEGTVQWIIDQATAKLQTAPPAVKAEKKCMVPSGPPIAAIMERNGNALANSARRLEVVRNCISYVFENKMLEAKKLFPAVLRAMKGRAARHCLTQELNLHVQQNRAVLDHQQFDFIIRMMNCCLQDCTAMDEHGIAAALLPLVTAFCRKLSPGITQFAYSCVQEHVVWTNIQFWEAMFYCDVQNHIRALYLDNNEENHTDEESTEGPQEAKSALEIASEQLRLWPTMSREKQQELIQKEESTVFSQAIHYANRMSYLLLPLDTSKNRLLRSSGLGDVESVSNSFVTNSIAGSVAESYDTESGFEDAESSDVANYVVRFINRFVDKVCTESGVTNDHLKGLHVMIPDIVQMHIETLDAVHRESKRLPPIQKPKLLRPNLLVGEECVMEGLRVYLMPDGREEAAGGNIGGPPLLPAEGAIFLTTYRIIFKGTPTDPLVGEQVVIRSFPIASLTKEKKINIQAQVDQFIQEGLQLRSCTFQLLKIAFDEEVASDSAEIFRKHLHKLRYPQHVRGTFAFTVGQSPKQAMQPKAKEKNPSLRTLSKNLVKNAKKTIGRQYVTRKKYTPPMWEQRSSQHFPEDNEDEISVSEEMDRSTLTPTTTIKPSDKMTINHLVERACCRDYQRMGLGTLSSSLTRSKNEPFRISTVNRMYAICRSYPGLLIVPQSIQDNTIQRISRCYRQNRFPVVCWRNSRTKAVLLRSGGLHGKGVVGLFKSQNAPTAGPSQTDSTSLEQEKYLQAVINSMPHYADASGRNTLSGFTSAHMNSSDFSDKRQPKLGSLMKQVMGGKDDGPGTISRGGLGHRARVITLSTPKCVSAKGRETPRGKWGSIRAGGRISSYALNMEIGSRLAGKDLLGAQHNGTPSEASFLRQHRASLYIIGDKSQLKGVKPDPLQHWEVVPIEVFDVRQVKASFKKLMKACVPGCPSTDPSVAYLRSLEESEWLSQIHKILQISVLVVELLDTGSSVLVSLEDGWDITTQVVSLVQLLSDPYYRTLEGFRLLVEKEWLSFGHRFSHRGAQTLASQSSGFAPIFLQFLDCVHQIHLQFPMEFEFSQYYLKFLSYHYISNRFRTFLLDSDYERIELGLLYEEKGERKSQQVYKSIWDYIDRLNKKAPIFFNYMYAPEDGEVLRPYSNISNLKVWDYYTEETLSEGPSYDWELTQGQPEHVEEADRQDTSAPQTKRKIIWPCYDNRSRVEPDAISKLLEELHNLEMELGQVPERWKDTWDKVKASQRTEARQEGSRTPSSLLMSSGLSHHRRSLGVYLQESGVGSTLNLSLDSDTSSTSTPSSGKQGGRKSTSTLYSQFQMSESENRSYEGSLYKKGAFMKPWKPRWFVLDKTKHQLRYYDSRMDTECKGVIDLAEVESITPGTPSMGAPKTVDEKAFFDLKTTKRVYNFCAQDVQLAQQWIDRIQSCLSDA from the exons CTTGACGCGGACGACGAAGCAGCG AGGACGATCTCGCTGGGAgcaggggacaggcaggtgATCCAGACACCCATCAATGATTCGCTTCCTGTCAGCAGCTGCAGCGTGGCCCTGCTCTTCCGCCAGCTTG GCATCACCAATGTGCTGTATCTCTTCTGTGCAGCGCTTACTGAACACAAGATCCTATTTCTCTCCAGCAGTTACCAGAGGCTGACCGATGCCTGCCGGGCTCTCCTTGCACTTATGTTCCCCCTCAAGTACAG TTTCACGTACGTGCCCATCTTGCCTGCACAACTCCTTGAGGTACTGAGCACGCCGACACCCTTCATTATCGGAGTCCACTCCATCTTCCAGTCGGAGACGCAGGAGCTG CTGGATGTTGTTATCGCAGACCTGGACGGTGGGACAGTCAATGTCCCAGAATGTGTACATATCTCCCTGCTCCCTGAACCACTGCTCCAGCAGACCCGGGAAGCCCTCTCTATG GTCTTGGACCCAGAGCTGGAGGTGGCAGATCTTGCATTCCCCCCTTCAACGatttctgcctcttctctcAAAATGCAG GATAAGGAGATCCGTGCTGTCTTCCTCCGCTTGTTTGCACAGCTGCTTCAAGGCTATCGCTGGTGCCTGCACATAATCCGCATCCATCCTGAGCCAGTCATCCGATTCCATAAG GCAGCCTTCCTTGGGCAGAGGGGGCTGACGGAGGATGACTTCCTCACCAAGGTGCTGGAGGGCATGGCGTTTGCTGGCTTTGTGACTGAGCGGGGGGCCCCGTACCGCTCGATTGACCTGTTCGATGAG CTTGTGGCTTACGAAGTGAAGCGCATGCGTGCAGAAGAGGGgaacaagcagaaaatactgcGGCACATCAAGGAGTTGGCGGAGAAACTTTACAAAAAT GAGAACCCGTACCCCGCGGTGACCATGCACAAGGTGCAGAAGCCCACAGAAGGCTGTCATCTGCGTCTCCACCAGAAGCCTTTTCCCCATTTGGATGAGGGGACAGTGCAGTGGATCATCGACCAGGCCACTGCCAAGCTGCAGACAGCTCCTCCTGCTGTgaaggcagagaagaaatgCATGGTGCCATCGGGACCCCCCATTG CTGCCATCATGGAGCGCAACGGCAACGCCCTGGCCAACAGTGCCCGTCGCCTGGAGGTGGTCAGGAACTGCATCTCCTAcgtctttgaaaacaaaatgttagaAGCCAAAAAG ctattccctgctgtgctgcGTGCCATGAAGGGCCGAGCAGCCAGGCACTGCCTGACCCAGGAGCTGAACCTGCACGTGCAGCAGAACCGGGCGGTGCTGGATCACCAGCAGTTTGATTTCATAATCCGCATGATGAACTGCTGTTTGCAG gACTGCACTGCCATGGACGAGCATGGGATTGCAGCCGCTCTCTTGCCGCTGGTCACCGCTTTCTGCCGA AAACTGAGCCCGGGCATCACGCAGTTTGCCTACAGCTGTGTGCAGGAGCATGTGGTGTGGACCAACATCCAGTTCTGGGAGGCCATGTTCTACTGCGATGTGCAGAACCACATCCGAGCCTTGTACCTGGACAACAACGAGGAGAACCACACAGATGAG GAGAGCACAGAGGGGCCACAGGAAGCCAAGTCTGCCCTGGAGATAGCGTCGGAGCAGCTGAGGCTCTGGCCCACCATGAGCCGAGAGAAACAGCAGGAGCTCATCCAGAAGGAGGAGAGCACAGTTTTCAGCCAGGCCATCCACTACGCCAACCGCATGAgctacctgctgctgcctcttgaCACTAGCAAGAACCGCCTGCTCcgcagctctgggctgggggaCGTGGAGAGTGTCAGCAACAGCTTCGTCACCAACAg CATTGCTGGCAGTGTGGCTGAGAGCTATGACACAGAAAGTGGATTTGAGGATGCAGAGAGTTCTGATGTGGCCAACTACGTGGTGCGATTCATCAACCGCTTTGTGGACAAAGTCTGCACAGAGAGTGGAGTCACCAACGACCACCTCAAGGGGCTGCATGTCATGATCCCTG ATATTGTACAGATGCACATAGAGACACTGGATGCCGTGCACAGGGAGAGCAAGAGGCTTCCTCCCATCCAGAAG CCAAAGCTGCTGCGTCCCAACCTGTTGGTGGGTGAGGAGTGTGTGATGGAAGGGCTCCGCGTGTACCTCATGCCTGATGGACGGGaagaagctgctggagggaaTATTGGTGGTCCACCTCTTCTCCCTGCAGAAGGAGCCATCTTCCTCACCACTTACCGCATCATCTTCAAAGGCACTCCCACGGACCCTCTGG TGGGGGAGCAGGTGGTGATCCGATCCTTCCCCATCGCCTCACTGACCAAAGAGAAGAAGATCAATATCCAGGCCCAGGTGGATCAGTTCATCCAGGAGGGCTTGCAGCTGCGCTCGTGCACATTCCAG TTGCTGAAGATTGCCTTTGATGAGGAGGTGGCTTCAGACAGCGCTGAGATCTTCAGGAAGCACCTGCACAAGCTGCGCTACCCCCAGCACGTGCGTGGCACCTTTGCTTTCACTGTGGGCCAGTCACCCAAGCAAGCCATGCAGCCCAAGGCCAAGGAGAAGAACCCCTCACTCAG GACGCTCTCCAAAAACCTGGTGAAAAATGCCAAGAAAACAATTGGCCGCCAGTACGTGACACGGAAGAAATACACGCCGCCCATGTGGGAGCAGCGGAGCAGCCAGCACTTCCCAGAGGACAACGAGGATGAGATCTCAG TGTCTGAGGAGATGGACCGAAGCACTTTGACCCCCACTACCACCATTAAACCTTCAGATAAGATGACCATCAACCACCTGGTAGAGCGAGCCTGCTGCCGCGACTACCAGCGGATGGGGCTGGgcaccctcagcagcagccttaCCCGCTCCAAGAACGAGCCCTTCCGCATCTCCACTGTGAACCGCATGTATGCCATTTGCCGGAG CTACCCCGGGCTGCTCATCGTGCCGCAGAGCATCCAGGACAACACGATCCAGCGGATCTCCCGCTGCTACCGCCAGAACCGCTTCCCTGTTGTGTGCTGGCGAAACTCCCGCACCAAGGCCGTGCTGCTGCGCTCGGGGGGGCTGCATGGCAAGGGTGTGGTGGGCCTCTTCAAGTCCCAGAACGCCCCCACTGCAG GCCCCTCGCAGACGGACTCCACCAGTTTGGAGCAGGAGAAGTACCTGCAGGCTGTGATCAACTCCATGCCGCACTACGCCGACGCCAGCGGGCGCAACACACTCAGCGGCTTCACCTCTGCGCACATGAACAGCTCAG ATTTCTCCGACAAGAGACAGCCTAAGCTGGGATCGCTCATGAAGCAGGTGATGGGAGGGAAGGACGATGGGCCTGGTACTATTAGCCGCGGAG GGCTCGGTCACAGAGCTAGGGTCATCACTCTCTCCACCCCCAAGTGCGTGTCAGCGAAGGGCCGCGAGACGCCCCGAG GCAAGTGGGGCAGCATCCGAGCCGGCGGGCGCATAAGCAGCTATGCCCTGAACATGGAGATCGGGTCACGCCTGGCCGGGAAAGACCTGCTGGGTGCCCAGCACAACGGCACCCCCTCGGAGGCCAGCTTCCTGCGGCAGCACCGGGCCTCGCTCTACATCATCGGGGACAAGTCACAGCTGAAG GGGGTGAAACCGGACCcgctgcagcactgggaggtCGTTCCCATCGAGGTGTTTGACGTGCGGCAGGTGAAGGCCAGCTTCAAGAAGCTGATGAAGGCCTGCGTGCCTGGCTGCCCCTCCACTGACCCCAGTGTCGCCTACCTGCGGTCCCTGGAGGAGTCTGAGTGGCTGTCCCAG ATCCATAAGATCCTGCAGATTTCGGTATTGGTGGTCGAGCTGCTGGACACGGGTTCCTCTGTGTTGGTCAGCCTGGAGGACGGCTGGGACATCACCACGCAG GTGGTCTCCTTAGTGCAGTTGCTGTCGGACCCCTACTACCGGACACTGGAGGGCTTCCGCCTGCTTGTGGAGAAGGAGTGGCTGTCCTTTGGGCACCGCTTCAGCCATCGCGGAGCCCAGACCCTGGCCAGCCAGAGCAGCGGTTTTGCCCCCATCTTCCTGCAGTTCCTGGACTGCGTACACCAG ATCCACCTGCAGTTCCCTATGGAGTTTGAGTTCAGCCAGTACTACCTGAAGTTCCTCAGCTACCACTACATTTCCAACCGTTTCCGGACATTCCTGCTGGACTCTGACTACGAGCGCATCGAGCTGG GCCTCTTGTACGAGGAGAAGGGTGAGCGGAAGAGCCAGCAGGTCTACAAGTCCATCTGGGATTACATTGACCGGCTGAACAAGAAAGCCCCCATCTTCTTCAACTACATGTATGCCCCTGAGGATGGGGAG GTGCTGAGGCCGTACAGCAACATTTCCAACCTGAAGGTATGGGACTACTATACGGAGGAGACACTTTCTGAGGGCCCGTCCTATGACTGGGAGCTGACGCAGGGGCAGCCGGAGCACGTAGAGGAGGCGGATCGGCAGGACACCAGTGCCCCCCAGACAAAGCGCAAGATCATCTGGCCATGCTATGACAACCGCAGCCGCGTGGAGCCTGATGCCATCTCCAAACTGCTGGAG GAGCTGCACAACCTGGAGATGGAGCTGGGGCAGGTCCCAGAGCGCTGGAAGGACACGTGGGACAAGGTCAAAGCTTCCCAGCGCACCGAGGCACGGCAGGAGGGCAGCCGG AcccccagctctctgctgaTGTCCTCCGGCCTCTCCCACCACCGGCGCTCGCTTGGCGTGTACCTGCAGGAGAGCGGCGTGGGCTCTACCCTCAACCTCAGCCTCGACAGCGacaccagcagcacctccaCCCCCTCCAGCGGGAAGCAGGGTGGCCGCAAGAGCACCAGCACGCTCTACAGCCAGTTCCAGATGTCAGAGAGCGAGAACAG GTCCTACGAGGGGTCGCTGTACAAGAAAGGAGCCTTCATGAAACCGTGGAAGCCTCGCTGGTTCGTGCTGGATAAAACCAAACATCAG ctgcgGTACTATGACAGCCGGATGGACACAGAGTGCAAAGGGGTCATCGACCTGGCCGAGGTGGAGTCCATCACCCCAGGAACCCCCTCCATGGGGGCCCCCAAGACGGTGGATGAGAAAGCCTTCTTCGAT cTGAAGACGACAAAACGAGTTTACAATTTCTGCGCCCAGGACGTGCAGCTAGCCCAGCAGTGGATCGACCGCATCCAGAGCTGCTTGTCGGACGCGTGA
- the SBF1 gene encoding myotubularin-related protein 5 isoform X8 — translation MARLADYFVLVGYDPGKRGSGDGQGQILQRFPEKDWEDNPFPQGIELFCQPSGWQLFTERNPPTFFVAVLTDINSERHYCACFTFWEAVESAQPQSHPRNGEGEEEEEEPSSPVQPAQLFAPKSLVLVSRLDHAEVFRNSLGLIYTIYVDGLSVSLENVIGNLLTCTIPITGGAQLDADDEAARTISLGAGDRQVIQTPINDSLPVSSCSVALLFRQLGITNVLYLFCAALTEHKILFLSSSYQRLTDACRALLALMFPLKYSFTYVPILPAQLLEVLSTPTPFIIGVHSIFQSETQELLDVVIADLDGGTVNVPECVHISLLPEPLLQQTREALSMVLDPELEVADLAFPPSTISASSLKMQDKEIRAVFLRLFAQLLQGYRWCLHIIRIHPEPVIRFHKAAFLGQRGLTEDDFLTKVLEGMAFAGFVTERGAPYRSIDLFDELVAYEVKRMRAEEGNKQKILRHIKELAEKLYKNENPYPAVTMHKVQKPTEGCHLRLHQKPFPHLDEGTVQWIIDQATAKLQTAPPAVKAEKKCMVPSGPPIAAIMERNGNALANSARRLEVVRNCISYVFENKMLEAKKLFPAVLRAMKGRAARHCLTQELNLHVQQNRAVLDHQQFDFIIRMMNCCLQDCTAMDEHGIAAALLPLVTAFCRKLSPGITQFAYSCVQEHVVWTNIQFWEAMFYCDVQNHIRALYLDNNEENHTDEESTEGPQEAKSALEIASEQLRLWPTMSREKQQELIQKEESTVFSQAIHYANRMSYLLLPLDTSKNRLLRSSGLGDVESVSNSFVTNSIAGSVAESYDTESGFEDAESSDVANYVVRFINRFVDKVCTESGVTNDHLKGLHVMIPDIVQMHIETLDAVHRESKRLPPIQKPKLLRPNLLVGEECVMEGLRVYLMPDGREEAAGGNIGGPPLLPAEGAIFLTTYRIIFKGTPTDPLVGEQVVIRSFPIASLTKEKKINIQAQVDQFIQEGLQLRSCTFQLLKIAFDEEVASDSAEIFRKHLHKLRYPQHVRGTFAFTVGQSPKQAMQPKAKEKNPSLSSQQVTDMFQGLTVGVMSLGHLGHSTTTLSKNLVKNAKKTIGRQYVTRKKYTPPMWEQRSSQHFPEDNEDEISVSEEMDRSTLTPTTTIKPSDKMTINHLVERACCRDYQRMGLGTLSSSLTRSKNEPFRISTVNRMYAICRSYPGLLIVPQSIQDNTIQRISRCYRQNRFPVVCWRNSRTKAVLLRSGGLHGKGVVGLFKSQNAPTAGPSQTDSTSLEQEKYLQAVINSMPHYADASGRNTLSGFTSAHMNSSGKWGSIRAGGRISSYALNMEIGSRLAGKDLLGAQHNGTPSEASFLRQHRASLYIIGDKSQLKGVKPDPLQHWEVVPIEVFDVRQVKASFKKLMKACVPGCPSTDPSVAYLRSLEESEWLSQIHKILQISVLVVELLDTGSSVLVSLEDGWDITTQVVSLVQLLSDPYYRTLEGFRLLVEKEWLSFGHRFSHRGAQTLASQSSGFAPIFLQFLDCVHQIHLQFPMEFEFSQYYLKFLSYHYISNRFRTFLLDSDYERIELGLLYEEKGERKSQQVYKSIWDYIDRLNKKAPIFFNYMYAPEDGEVLRPYSNISNLKVWDYYTEETLSEGPSYDWELTQGQPEHVEEADRQDTSAPQTKRKIIWPCYDNRSRVEPDAISKLLEELHNLEMELGQVPERWKDTWDKVKASQRTEARQEGSRTPSSLLMSSGLSHHRRSLGVYLQESGVGSTLNLSLDSDTSSTSTPSSGKQGGRKSTSTLYSQFQMSESENRSYEGSLYKKGAFMKPWKPRWFVLDKTKHQLRYYDSRMDTECKGVIDLAEVESITPGTPSMGAPKTVDEKAFFDLKTTKRVYNFCAQDVQLAQQWIDRIQSCLSDA, via the exons CTTGACGCGGACGACGAAGCAGCG AGGACGATCTCGCTGGGAgcaggggacaggcaggtgATCCAGACACCCATCAATGATTCGCTTCCTGTCAGCAGCTGCAGCGTGGCCCTGCTCTTCCGCCAGCTTG GCATCACCAATGTGCTGTATCTCTTCTGTGCAGCGCTTACTGAACACAAGATCCTATTTCTCTCCAGCAGTTACCAGAGGCTGACCGATGCCTGCCGGGCTCTCCTTGCACTTATGTTCCCCCTCAAGTACAG TTTCACGTACGTGCCCATCTTGCCTGCACAACTCCTTGAGGTACTGAGCACGCCGACACCCTTCATTATCGGAGTCCACTCCATCTTCCAGTCGGAGACGCAGGAGCTG CTGGATGTTGTTATCGCAGACCTGGACGGTGGGACAGTCAATGTCCCAGAATGTGTACATATCTCCCTGCTCCCTGAACCACTGCTCCAGCAGACCCGGGAAGCCCTCTCTATG GTCTTGGACCCAGAGCTGGAGGTGGCAGATCTTGCATTCCCCCCTTCAACGatttctgcctcttctctcAAAATGCAG GATAAGGAGATCCGTGCTGTCTTCCTCCGCTTGTTTGCACAGCTGCTTCAAGGCTATCGCTGGTGCCTGCACATAATCCGCATCCATCCTGAGCCAGTCATCCGATTCCATAAG GCAGCCTTCCTTGGGCAGAGGGGGCTGACGGAGGATGACTTCCTCACCAAGGTGCTGGAGGGCATGGCGTTTGCTGGCTTTGTGACTGAGCGGGGGGCCCCGTACCGCTCGATTGACCTGTTCGATGAG CTTGTGGCTTACGAAGTGAAGCGCATGCGTGCAGAAGAGGGgaacaagcagaaaatactgcGGCACATCAAGGAGTTGGCGGAGAAACTTTACAAAAAT GAGAACCCGTACCCCGCGGTGACCATGCACAAGGTGCAGAAGCCCACAGAAGGCTGTCATCTGCGTCTCCACCAGAAGCCTTTTCCCCATTTGGATGAGGGGACAGTGCAGTGGATCATCGACCAGGCCACTGCCAAGCTGCAGACAGCTCCTCCTGCTGTgaaggcagagaagaaatgCATGGTGCCATCGGGACCCCCCATTG CTGCCATCATGGAGCGCAACGGCAACGCCCTGGCCAACAGTGCCCGTCGCCTGGAGGTGGTCAGGAACTGCATCTCCTAcgtctttgaaaacaaaatgttagaAGCCAAAAAG ctattccctgctgtgctgcGTGCCATGAAGGGCCGAGCAGCCAGGCACTGCCTGACCCAGGAGCTGAACCTGCACGTGCAGCAGAACCGGGCGGTGCTGGATCACCAGCAGTTTGATTTCATAATCCGCATGATGAACTGCTGTTTGCAG gACTGCACTGCCATGGACGAGCATGGGATTGCAGCCGCTCTCTTGCCGCTGGTCACCGCTTTCTGCCGA AAACTGAGCCCGGGCATCACGCAGTTTGCCTACAGCTGTGTGCAGGAGCATGTGGTGTGGACCAACATCCAGTTCTGGGAGGCCATGTTCTACTGCGATGTGCAGAACCACATCCGAGCCTTGTACCTGGACAACAACGAGGAGAACCACACAGATGAG GAGAGCACAGAGGGGCCACAGGAAGCCAAGTCTGCCCTGGAGATAGCGTCGGAGCAGCTGAGGCTCTGGCCCACCATGAGCCGAGAGAAACAGCAGGAGCTCATCCAGAAGGAGGAGAGCACAGTTTTCAGCCAGGCCATCCACTACGCCAACCGCATGAgctacctgctgctgcctcttgaCACTAGCAAGAACCGCCTGCTCcgcagctctgggctgggggaCGTGGAGAGTGTCAGCAACAGCTTCGTCACCAACAg CATTGCTGGCAGTGTGGCTGAGAGCTATGACACAGAAAGTGGATTTGAGGATGCAGAGAGTTCTGATGTGGCCAACTACGTGGTGCGATTCATCAACCGCTTTGTGGACAAAGTCTGCACAGAGAGTGGAGTCACCAACGACCACCTCAAGGGGCTGCATGTCATGATCCCTG ATATTGTACAGATGCACATAGAGACACTGGATGCCGTGCACAGGGAGAGCAAGAGGCTTCCTCCCATCCAGAAG CCAAAGCTGCTGCGTCCCAACCTGTTGGTGGGTGAGGAGTGTGTGATGGAAGGGCTCCGCGTGTACCTCATGCCTGATGGACGGGaagaagctgctggagggaaTATTGGTGGTCCACCTCTTCTCCCTGCAGAAGGAGCCATCTTCCTCACCACTTACCGCATCATCTTCAAAGGCACTCCCACGGACCCTCTGG TGGGGGAGCAGGTGGTGATCCGATCCTTCCCCATCGCCTCACTGACCAAAGAGAAGAAGATCAATATCCAGGCCCAGGTGGATCAGTTCATCCAGGAGGGCTTGCAGCTGCGCTCGTGCACATTCCAG TTGCTGAAGATTGCCTTTGATGAGGAGGTGGCTTCAGACAGCGCTGAGATCTTCAGGAAGCACCTGCACAAGCTGCGCTACCCCCAGCACGTGCGTGGCACCTTTGCTTTCACTGTGGGCCAGTCACCCAAGCAAGCCATGCAGCCCAAGGCCAAGGAGAAGAACCCCTCACTCAG CTCCCAGCAGGTGACCGATATGTTCCAGGGCCTGACAGTGGGGGTCATGTCCCTTGGGCACCTTGGCCATTCAACCAC GACGCTCTCCAAAAACCTGGTGAAAAATGCCAAGAAAACAATTGGCCGCCAGTACGTGACACGGAAGAAATACACGCCGCCCATGTGGGAGCAGCGGAGCAGCCAGCACTTCCCAGAGGACAACGAGGATGAGATCTCAG TGTCTGAGGAGATGGACCGAAGCACTTTGACCCCCACTACCACCATTAAACCTTCAGATAAGATGACCATCAACCACCTGGTAGAGCGAGCCTGCTGCCGCGACTACCAGCGGATGGGGCTGGgcaccctcagcagcagccttaCCCGCTCCAAGAACGAGCCCTTCCGCATCTCCACTGTGAACCGCATGTATGCCATTTGCCGGAG CTACCCCGGGCTGCTCATCGTGCCGCAGAGCATCCAGGACAACACGATCCAGCGGATCTCCCGCTGCTACCGCCAGAACCGCTTCCCTGTTGTGTGCTGGCGAAACTCCCGCACCAAGGCCGTGCTGCTGCGCTCGGGGGGGCTGCATGGCAAGGGTGTGGTGGGCCTCTTCAAGTCCCAGAACGCCCCCACTGCAG GCCCCTCGCAGACGGACTCCACCAGTTTGGAGCAGGAGAAGTACCTGCAGGCTGTGATCAACTCCATGCCGCACTACGCCGACGCCAGCGGGCGCAACACACTCAGCGGCTTCACCTCTGCGCACATGAACAGCTCAG GCAAGTGGGGCAGCATCCGAGCCGGCGGGCGCATAAGCAGCTATGCCCTGAACATGGAGATCGGGTCACGCCTGGCCGGGAAAGACCTGCTGGGTGCCCAGCACAACGGCACCCCCTCGGAGGCCAGCTTCCTGCGGCAGCACCGGGCCTCGCTCTACATCATCGGGGACAAGTCACAGCTGAAG GGGGTGAAACCGGACCcgctgcagcactgggaggtCGTTCCCATCGAGGTGTTTGACGTGCGGCAGGTGAAGGCCAGCTTCAAGAAGCTGATGAAGGCCTGCGTGCCTGGCTGCCCCTCCACTGACCCCAGTGTCGCCTACCTGCGGTCCCTGGAGGAGTCTGAGTGGCTGTCCCAG ATCCATAAGATCCTGCAGATTTCGGTATTGGTGGTCGAGCTGCTGGACACGGGTTCCTCTGTGTTGGTCAGCCTGGAGGACGGCTGGGACATCACCACGCAG GTGGTCTCCTTAGTGCAGTTGCTGTCGGACCCCTACTACCGGACACTGGAGGGCTTCCGCCTGCTTGTGGAGAAGGAGTGGCTGTCCTTTGGGCACCGCTTCAGCCATCGCGGAGCCCAGACCCTGGCCAGCCAGAGCAGCGGTTTTGCCCCCATCTTCCTGCAGTTCCTGGACTGCGTACACCAG ATCCACCTGCAGTTCCCTATGGAGTTTGAGTTCAGCCAGTACTACCTGAAGTTCCTCAGCTACCACTACATTTCCAACCGTTTCCGGACATTCCTGCTGGACTCTGACTACGAGCGCATCGAGCTGG GCCTCTTGTACGAGGAGAAGGGTGAGCGGAAGAGCCAGCAGGTCTACAAGTCCATCTGGGATTACATTGACCGGCTGAACAAGAAAGCCCCCATCTTCTTCAACTACATGTATGCCCCTGAGGATGGGGAG GTGCTGAGGCCGTACAGCAACATTTCCAACCTGAAGGTATGGGACTACTATACGGAGGAGACACTTTCTGAGGGCCCGTCCTATGACTGGGAGCTGACGCAGGGGCAGCCGGAGCACGTAGAGGAGGCGGATCGGCAGGACACCAGTGCCCCCCAGACAAAGCGCAAGATCATCTGGCCATGCTATGACAACCGCAGCCGCGTGGAGCCTGATGCCATCTCCAAACTGCTGGAG GAGCTGCACAACCTGGAGATGGAGCTGGGGCAGGTCCCAGAGCGCTGGAAGGACACGTGGGACAAGGTCAAAGCTTCCCAGCGCACCGAGGCACGGCAGGAGGGCAGCCGG AcccccagctctctgctgaTGTCCTCCGGCCTCTCCCACCACCGGCGCTCGCTTGGCGTGTACCTGCAGGAGAGCGGCGTGGGCTCTACCCTCAACCTCAGCCTCGACAGCGacaccagcagcacctccaCCCCCTCCAGCGGGAAGCAGGGTGGCCGCAAGAGCACCAGCACGCTCTACAGCCAGTTCCAGATGTCAGAGAGCGAGAACAG GTCCTACGAGGGGTCGCTGTACAAGAAAGGAGCCTTCATGAAACCGTGGAAGCCTCGCTGGTTCGTGCTGGATAAAACCAAACATCAG ctgcgGTACTATGACAGCCGGATGGACACAGAGTGCAAAGGGGTCATCGACCTGGCCGAGGTGGAGTCCATCACCCCAGGAACCCCCTCCATGGGGGCCCCCAAGACGGTGGATGAGAAAGCCTTCTTCGAT cTGAAGACGACAAAACGAGTTTACAATTTCTGCGCCCAGGACGTGCAGCTAGCCCAGCAGTGGATCGACCGCATCCAGAGCTGCTTGTCGGACGCGTGA